Part of the Triticum urartu cultivar G1812 chromosome 2, Tu2.1, whole genome shotgun sequence genome, ACATGCAGCATCCCTTTCCAAAAGAGAGAAGTGTTAGCATAGGGGCAAGTGATGAAGTGAACAAATTAGGAGAGGAAATCTTATATTTAGCATCAATCACTTGTTTCTAGAGTTTACCATCAGCATTGATGTATCTCTCGTACCCAAGAGCCTAAGAGACACATATTATCTTTGCGCCTAGCAGAGTTTTGTTTATGCATTGTGCGCAACTGTGATGGTTTTTGGCAATTTACACCTCTCGTTCAAACAGGGAATCCCTCTGTAAACTTGAGCTAACAACACGTGTGGAGGTATGACCAACTCCTCTTGCATCATGTTGGCCAGCCCATTCATTGATGTCCATATAAACTGTTGTTGGAAAGAAAACAGCAATGACTCCGTGGCCCAATGGATAAGGCGCTGGTCTACGAAACCAGAGATTCTGGGTTCGATCCCCAGCGGAGTCGATTTTTATTGATAGTTTTATCTTCTCTTTTTAGTACTCTAGTTTATACTATATATAAATTCCAGCTGCTTTTCCACTGAGGTATGCACGTTTGTTTCTCCGCATGCCTTTCATCTTAAAACCAGACTCTCCACTTTGATTATTGGCTTAATCCTATTTTGGTGCTTCCTACACTTGAATCAACGTTCTATTCCATAAAGCCGGGCCGAACTACCACACGACCCCCATTTCCATTACGGCAATGGAGTCAATCATACTGCATACTCCTACATACCAAGTCATACACATTTTTTGAAGAAACACCTACATCCTGAGATACTATAAACTGCACCTAGAGCAGAAGAAGAGAGAAACAGCACAAATACTGCATGCCAGGCTGAACTTGCAATCAGGATCTATGTACCGATCACCAAAGGTCTATTCTTATTTCTTCACCCTTTTTCTTAACATATTTCTTCACCCTTTATTTGTTGTAATATTTGCAACTCTTTTAACCAAGTACTGATTCACCACAAGAAAGGTTAATACAGCGAGAAGGTTTCATCACAGGTGTTACCACAAGAATTCCGCTGAATCTTTCCTGGCATAGCTGATAAAAGAGTTGCAAATTGCCTTGTCAATGATACCGAATGAGTCCATAAAAAGCTTATTGCGCAGGTTCTCAGTACAGAGAGATTAATACATAAGTACCACAAAACAAGGATGAGATCACGCACAGGCGTACATGACATGAGCCGAGTCAGATCCTGCTGACTCTACACTATATTAGGGCTAAGATATCCAACATAATTCAGATCTCAAAGCATCATCTAGACCCGGGAAGGCCAAGGAGAGCACCTGAAATGAGGACGTACTAGCCAGTCCCGACTAGAGCAGTCTACCATAATTAGATGAGTGCAATGCTGCTTTCGCCACCAGGTGGCTTCCGGACACCGCCGAGGTAGTCTCGCGAAGACGCCTTTCCATCAGAGAAGATGTCATTGCCGCTCATCTCCTTAAGCTTTGCTGAGCTCAGAGACTTGTCGGCTGAGCCAGGGGGAGCATCCTCGTTAAAGATGTTATTGCCTGTCAGCTCTTGGAACTTCTGGTTGTGAATTTTCTTTGCTGTCTTCGTTACAGGATCCTCACTGAACGTGATGTTGCTTGGACCTCCAGCAGGCTACAAAAAGGAATTTCAAGTCATGCAAATGCAGAGGTAGGATATTTATGCTAACAAGGTTAAGTGCTATCATGAAAATATTGTCATATGAGCAAATCATCAAATAAAATTGACATGCTTTTCTCTCTATGCAGACATCAGTCACTTATTACGAGTAGGGCAGTAGCTGCCTAGCTGGTGAAATGTACATGAAAAATTTATGCAACCGAATTTGAACATGCTTATAAGGTCAAGCTAGAAGTGGCTTCCAATGGTTTGTTTGAATTGAAGGCACCAGACAACGGTCGGTGCAACGGCTTCACGCTAATCACAGAGGGGGCAGCCTCAAGAGATTACAAATTAAACACACAAAACAGTGCATAATTCATGAATTATGTTGTGACGTCTTTGTGTTAGTAAAGCATTGGAGGGTCCATGTCCCCCTTTGGACTACACTAAGCTCCGTCACTGATTGCAGTGTAGCATCTAACATGCAAGAAACAGAAGCATCTAATTAACATAATATCAAAGAATGCAAATCAGCACCATGCAAGCACGTCAAATGGTCGGCAAATGGGCtctattttttttagaaaaggaggatgacccccggcctctgcatctgggcgatgcatacggccactttattttGTTGGTTACCTGGCTACTAACTCCAAAAGGAGACATAGTAAAATATATAATCAAAATGTCAACAGGAAGGCAATAGTATCAGGTAACTCACATTGGATACTTTCACTGATGTGTGCACGCTTCTTCGTTGTGGAAGTGCAAAATCTACATTTCCTTGTAGCTCCATATTACGAGCAGCCAGTGGCCTTGCAGGGGTCTCAGGAGGTGGACCAAAGATATTGCTTCCGCTGAGCTCCTTGTTCTTGGCTTCAGAAAGCTGCTTATTAATTTTAGCTTCAGCATCAGTCTCGAATGTGCCACTAAGCTCTCGCTGCTTAGCCACTTCAGGAATTGAGGATGGCTTCTTTGGAGAAACACTTCCATCAGCGCTAAATGAGATCTGACTTACTCCAGTTACAGTTTGCTGTAATGAAAAGGAGCATCAGCGACTGATATTGTCAGAAGAAATCAAAGTTTAATATTTAGTTCATCTCcacaaaaaagaaagaaaaaacaatCAGCAGATGTTGAAGGTTCCAAATATGAAAAATACAGAAAGTAAAACTTTTTTTTGAGGGGTTACAGAAACTAAAACTTGACATAACAGGATATCTGTGGAGGCCCATTAAGTGCATTTTTCAAGTCTCAGATACCAAATAGCAGTTTGTGTTAACAGAAAATGCACAAAGTATGCCTTAACTTGGTACT contains:
- the LOC125538649 gene encoding uncharacterized protein LOC125538649; this translates as MERATPVRSPHTSTADLLTWSATGADASAASPAAPSRPSLKPAGGITPAMFGAPVSEHEAEDLSNSERRLMSGSKMKEMTGSGIFAEKNENSDSESSNPANRTSVRMYQQTVTGVSQISFSADGSVSPKKPSSIPEVAKQRELSGTFETDAEAKINKQLSEAKNKELSGSNIFGPPPETPARPLAARNMELQGNVDFALPQRRSVHTSVKVSNPAGGPSNITFSEDPVTKTAKKIHNQKFQELTGNNIFNEDAPPGSADKSLSSAKLKEMSGNDIFSDGKASSRDYLGGVRKPPGGESSIALI